The nucleotide window TTTGGATATTCGGCCGCATCCCCCAAGTCTTTATAAGCCGGGTGCAGGAGGATGTTGCCGGCAAAATAATTCCTAGTCTGAATCCTGTTCGCCTCCAGATATTCAACCAGTTTATCCTTTAATTCTCTGGTCTTACAAATAAGCGGCACTCCAAACCAGGAGGTTTCGCTATTCTCGTTTTCCTGAGGGGAATCAATTTCATCACCAAGGTGTTTCTTGAAGATCGCCTCAATCCTGTTTTTATGCAAACGTCTCTTCTTATGGATCTCATCAACCTTTTCCAGCTGCTTTAAACCAATTGCACCCTGCATATCCAGGGGTTTTAAATTGTAGCCCCGATTGGTGAACAGATATTTATGATCTATCTTGCCGTCGTAGCCATCAAGCCATCGGCCAAAACGGTGCTTACAGGCCCCGGTGCTCGAAAGATTAGCCGCGCCCACACAAAAACAATCCCTGCCCCACCAGGCGAAACTTCGGGCCAGATGTACTAGTTTCTTATCGTTGGACGAAACCATGCCGCCCTCCCCGGTGGTAATATGGTGGGCCGGATAAAACGAACCGGAAGTCACATAGGCGAACTCAGACAATTCTTTGCCGCGCCAGCGACTTCCCAGAGAGTCGCATCCGTCCAGCACCAGCAGGACATCCTTTTTTGCCGCGATCTCCTGTAGATAATCCATATCCGGCGCATTGCCAAGAACGGGTGAAAGAAATATTGCCCGGGTCTTCTCGGATATCGCCTTTTCAACCATATTCAGATCGAAATTCAGGTCGTCGAAGGTGATATCAACAAAGACCACTTTCAGGTTGTTCTGAACAATGGGGGCGATAGTGGTGGGAAAACCGACCGGCGAAACTATTACCTCGTCACCATCCTGCCAGTTAAAATGTTTCTTCAAGGCGGCAACCATAACCAGATTGGCAGAACTACCGGAATTGACCATAACCGAAGAAGCAAAACCGTACTTCGCAGAAAAGGCCTTTTCAAAGGCGGCTACACTTTCTCCGGAAACCAGCCACTTGCCGGTCAGGAAAGCCTCAACACCCGCCGCGATTTCCTCTTTGTCCCAGGTTGGCCCGGAGTAGTAGATCCAATCCTTTTCAGGGTCAAAACCCTTCTTGTTGGCTAAATATAAAGCCGGCGGGAGGTTCCCGCCCTGCTCGAGCTTTATGACAAGTTCCTTTACCAGTTCATTCACTGACATAACTCTTTAATACCCTCCGCAAAAGTTATTCGCTGGTTAAAACCAAGCGCTTTCAATCTGTCGACATTCATGTAAAAATCCTTAACCTGAACAACCCTGTGAAATTCCGGAGGCTCAATCACGTTGACCTCGGAACTGGAACCTGTGCATTCTCGGACCAGATCGATCACATCTTTAAACAATATCTTTTCTCCTGAACCGATATTGTAAATCCGGTTCAGTTCACCTTTGGCAACCACAAGATCGATGGCATCGGCTACATCTTCAACATGGAGATAATCGCGGTAGAAATGGCCGCCATGATAAAGATCGACAGGTTCGCCTTTCACCAGTTTATCGATAAGGAACTGCAAGGCATTCTTCTGTTTGGACACTCCGGCGTCCCCCCTTCCGTAAACATTTCCCAGCCTCAGAATCCGATAGTCCACCCCGAAAGTCTGACAATAGGAAACAAGCAGTTCTTCGGCTGCCCGCTTGGTAATTGAATAGAAACCCTTGGGGTTGCAGACGGACTCTTCGGTGGCCGGCAGCTCCGTATCACCATAGACAAACCAGGAAGAAATAAAATTTAAGACACTCTTACCCGGCGTCAGATTTTTCAACACATCCACCAGCACCGTCAGATTG belongs to Pseudomonadota bacterium and includes:
- a CDS encoding NAD-dependent epimerase/dehydratase family protein, which encodes MSDQLVYFISTTHNYHVFDDIHKDINTNLTVLVDVLKNLTPGKSVLNFISSWFVYGDTELPATEESVCNPKGFYSITKRAAEELLVSYCQTFGVDYRILRLGNVYGRGDAGVSKQKNALQFLIDKLVKGEPVDLYHGGHFYRDYLHVEDVADAIDLVVAKGELNRIYNIGSGEKILFKDVIDLVRECTGSSSEVNVIEPPEFHRVVQVKDFYMNVDRLKALGFNQRITFAEGIKELCQ
- a CDS encoding aminotransferase class V-fold PLP-dependent enzyme encodes the protein MSVNELVKELVIKLEQGGNLPPALYLANKKGFDPEKDWIYYSGPTWDKEEIAAGVEAFLTGKWLVSGESVAAFEKAFSAKYGFASSVMVNSGSSANLVMVAALKKHFNWQDGDEVIVSPVGFPTTIAPIVQNNLKVVFVDITFDDLNFDLNMVEKAISEKTRAIFLSPVLGNAPDMDYLQEIAAKKDVLLVLDGCDSLGSRWRGKELSEFAYVTSGSFYPAHHITTGEGGMVSSNDKKLVHLARSFAWWGRDCFCVGAANLSSTGACKHRFGRWLDGYDGKIDHKYLFTNRGYNLKPLDMQGAIGLKQLEKVDEIHKKRRLHKNRIEAIFKKHLGDEIDSPQENENSETSWFGVPLICKTRELKDKLVEYLEANRIQTRNYFAGNILLHPAYKDLGDAAEYPNANKVLEQVFFVGCHSGYQEEMFEYFDRVLKEFVESIT